A genomic segment from Nitrospira sp. encodes:
- a CDS encoding PAS/PAC sensor signal transduction histidine kinase, with amino-acid sequence MRWLHDRSIGQKFFISFGVILTLLALSLTALIFYLSRINSYVDRHKRITVPAIVTAATMQRAVYELDMTFLSLEQLGKEADVAQAVSRLTVQDERLRRLLELYRSTHAARTHPILFGMLTEHHRVDLADQEDRAIAGIEQALHELNVLWKPDASLSQALAAGDRLPFVNADRLLTQLMEDLDRLVQAHTDIDAEMKVEGDLLLHQARLIALGLVAILGLVITVIYLSVNRQIARPLQRLAVTADRVAHHDLTAHFESWANRDEVGTLAASLSSMVISLREQTAATARKTKELEAFTYSVAHDLKGPLREIEGFSSLLEKQFSDSGEPQTRHHIEVIRRSALRLTHMIDALLKYSRLEQQDLPRQRFNVLEMITGLITDRFSGLQGPKHKVQVALPFADLYGEPVSIRQALVNLLDNAGKFSRLAAPPTITIGGTQTATERILWIQDNGIGFDQTQHDKIFGLFERLHGPQDYEGTGVGLAIVKLVMDKHNGRAWAESTPGTGSRFYLAFPTL; translated from the coding sequence ATGCGCTGGCTCCACGACCGCTCGATCGGACAAAAATTCTTCATCTCCTTCGGGGTCATCCTGACCCTCCTGGCCCTGAGTCTGACGGCCCTCATCTTCTACCTCAGCCGCATCAACAGCTACGTCGATCGCCATAAACGCATCACCGTCCCGGCCATCGTCACCGCGGCCACCATGCAACGCGCCGTCTACGAACTGGACATGACCTTCCTCTCCCTGGAACAACTGGGGAAGGAAGCGGACGTGGCCCAAGCCGTCTCCCGCTTGACGGTCCAGGACGAACGTCTCCGCCGCTTGCTGGAATTGTATCGATCCACCCATGCCGCTCGCACGCATCCGATTCTCTTCGGCATGTTGACGGAGCACCATCGGGTGGACCTGGCCGATCAAGAAGATCGCGCCATCGCCGGGATCGAACAGGCATTGCACGAATTGAATGTCCTGTGGAAACCCGACGCTTCGCTATCACAGGCACTAGCCGCAGGCGACCGCCTCCCCTTCGTCAATGCCGACAGATTGTTGACTCAGCTCATGGAAGATCTGGACCGACTGGTCCAGGCCCATACGGACATCGACGCGGAAATGAAAGTGGAAGGCGATTTGCTTCTGCACCAAGCCCGGCTGATTGCGCTGGGCCTGGTGGCAATCCTCGGCCTGGTGATCACCGTCATCTATCTCTCGGTCAACCGGCAGATCGCCAGACCGCTTCAGCGGCTCGCGGTCACGGCCGACCGCGTCGCCCACCACGACCTCACGGCTCACTTCGAATCCTGGGCCAACCGCGATGAGGTGGGCACGTTGGCCGCCTCCCTCTCTTCCATGGTGATCAGCCTGCGCGAACAGACCGCCGCCACCGCCCGGAAGACGAAAGAACTCGAAGCCTTCACCTATTCGGTCGCACACGACCTCAAGGGCCCCTTGCGGGAGATCGAAGGGTTCTCCTCCTTACTGGAGAAACAATTTTCCGACAGCGGCGAGCCGCAAACCCGTCATCACATCGAGGTCATCCGCCGATCCGCCCTGCGCCTCACGCATATGATCGACGCCCTGCTCAAATACTCGCGCCTGGAACAACAGGACCTGCCGCGTCAACGCTTCAACGTGCTGGAGATGATCACCGGCCTCATCACCGACCGGTTCAGCGGCCTGCAGGGTCCGAAACACAAGGTTCAGGTCGCCCTCCCCTTTGCCGATCTCTACGGCGAGCCGGTCAGCATTCGGCAGGCACTCGTCAACCTGCTCGACAACGCGGGAAAGTTTTCCCGCCTGGCTGCGCCCCCGACCATCACCATCGGCGGCACCCAGACGGCGACCGAACGAATCCTCTGGATACAGGACAACGGCATCGGATTCGATCAGACGCAGCACGACAAGATTTTTGGTCTCTTTGAGCGATTGCACGGTCCACAGGACTATGAGGGAACGGGGGTCGGCCTGGCCATCGTGAAACTGGTCATGGACAAACACAACGGAAGGGCCTGGGCCGAATCCACCCCAGGAACGGGCAGTAGGTTCTACTTAGCGTTCCCAACGTTGTGA
- a CDS encoding Two-component transcriptional response regulator, AtoC family, protein MFVTHPDQGDTRETRAAKRNHAMHILVIDDEEFVRLVVEQALREEGCDVQTAAGGQQGIDRLRAASFDCVITDLRMPGIDGCAIIRWVKDHQPDVDVIVLTGHGDVKDAVAAIKDGAWDFLIKDTPFDGTAVKATLAKLRTVRGLRRENLAARHGGYRQDAIVDGVSDAWRALQAQIARVAPSQAPVLVQGETGSGKEVVARLLHARSRRAEGPCIAVNCGAISRELLESELFGYEKGAFTGAVAAKPGLLAAAEGGSLFLDEVGEMPGPMQVSLLRFLDCNEYRPVGSTRTLRADVRIICATNRDLQELVLQGRFRDDLLYRINTVTLPVPPLRERREDLPTLVGYMLNNLHMPGPTVRTVSQEALELLTAYRWPGNIRELRNVIERIVLMSPNRGPITREEVLQVLPRTPSTPPDDPAQLPLDEIERLHIERVLKANGGNKTKAAQTLHIDYKTLLAKLKKYELGN, encoded by the coding sequence TTGTTCGTGACGCATCCGGATCAAGGCGACACACGAGAGACACGCGCCGCGAAACGAAATCACGCCATGCACATCCTCGTCATCGACGATGAAGAATTCGTGCGCCTCGTCGTGGAACAGGCGCTTCGCGAAGAAGGCTGCGACGTGCAGACGGCCGCAGGCGGGCAACAGGGCATCGATCGTCTCCGTGCCGCTTCATTCGACTGTGTCATCACCGATCTCCGCATGCCCGGCATCGATGGATGCGCGATCATCCGTTGGGTGAAAGACCATCAACCGGATGTCGATGTGATCGTGTTGACCGGCCATGGCGATGTGAAGGATGCCGTCGCAGCCATCAAAGACGGCGCGTGGGATTTTCTCATCAAAGACACTCCGTTCGACGGCACAGCCGTCAAGGCCACCCTCGCCAAACTCAGGACGGTCCGCGGACTTCGACGCGAGAACCTGGCCGCCCGTCACGGAGGCTATCGGCAGGATGCGATCGTCGATGGTGTAAGCGACGCCTGGCGGGCATTGCAGGCCCAGATCGCTCGGGTCGCCCCCTCGCAGGCTCCGGTGCTCGTTCAAGGAGAAACCGGTTCCGGGAAAGAAGTCGTGGCGCGTCTGCTGCACGCCCGGAGTCGCCGAGCCGAAGGGCCCTGCATCGCCGTCAATTGCGGAGCGATCAGTCGCGAGTTGCTGGAGAGCGAATTATTCGGATATGAGAAGGGCGCGTTTACCGGCGCCGTGGCGGCAAAGCCCGGGCTGCTCGCCGCCGCCGAGGGCGGATCACTGTTTCTGGATGAAGTCGGCGAAATGCCGGGGCCGATGCAGGTGAGCCTGCTGCGGTTTTTGGATTGCAACGAATACCGTCCCGTCGGCAGTACGCGCACCCTTCGGGCCGATGTCCGCATCATCTGTGCGACCAATCGGGACTTACAGGAACTGGTGTTACAAGGCCGGTTTCGCGACGACCTCCTCTATCGCATCAACACCGTCACCCTGCCGGTTCCGCCCTTGAGGGAACGGCGCGAGGACCTCCCGACCCTCGTCGGCTATATGCTGAACAACCTCCACATGCCGGGACCGACGGTGCGAACGGTCTCTCAGGAGGCGCTCGAACTCCTGACGGCTTACCGCTGGCCCGGCAACATCCGCGAGTTGCGCAATGTCATCGAACGCATCGTGCTCATGAGCCCGAACCGCGGACCGATCACCCGTGAAGAGGTACTGCAGGTGCTTCCTCGAACACCATCGACGCCCCCCGATGATCCCGCTCAGCTTCCGCTCGACGAGATCGAACGGCTGCACATCGAACGTGTGCTCAAGGCCAACGGCGGCAACAAAACCAAAGCCGCCCAGACCCTCCACATCGACTACAAGACCCTGCTGGCCAAACTGAAGAAGTATGAACTCGGAAACTGA
- a CDS encoding Transcription accessory protein (S1 RNA-binding domain): MSLSTSVISAAAQKTIVDLIAKELGVGSPQIAAAVALLDGGATVPFIARYRKEATNNLDDTHLRTLEERLLYLRELEERRVAILASIEEQGKLTDELRRAIEQAATKQAVEDIYLPFKPKRRTKAQMAREAGLEPLADALLADPTLDPEQEAAKYVKVIAAVEGVEAVNIPNAKAALEGARDILVERFAETADLLATLRTKLWNEGIVTSTVVPGKETAEEEKFRDYYAYSETIRTIPSHRALALFRGRTLGVLKLDLGLGESLEALVPHPCAAVVAAHFGIEHRGRRADKWLADVCYWAWRVKIHMHLSTELLLQVREAAEAEAIKIFGRNLHELLLAAPAGPKAVLGLDPGLRTGCKVAIVDATGKLLETATIYPHQPRNDRQGSLATIAQLVIRHGVELISIGNGTASRETDKFAAEVIKLVMEKRPEQKVAKIVVSEAGASVYSASAFAAAEFPSLDVSLRGAVSIARRLQDPLAELVKIEPKSIGVGQYQHDVNQRALARSLDATVEDCVNAVGVDVNTASAPLLARVSGLNRTLAQNIVEYRDANGPFLNRLTIRKVPRLGEKTFEQAAGFLRINGGDNPLDRSAVHPEAYPVVERILIRLNKEIGEVMGRPVALQGLSPAEFTDGTFGLPTVRDILTELEKPGRDPRPEFKTATFRDGVESLADLQPGMVLEGVVTNVAAFGAFVDIGVHQDGLVHVSALANTFVKDPHEVVKPGQIVKVKVLAVDGPRQRISLTMRTDDAPVASPQSGPRAGGTQQTRDRRSTDQQRSASREPQPSGAFALALARAKQKK, translated from the coding sequence ATGTCCCTTAGTACCTCAGTTATTTCAGCAGCGGCACAGAAGACCATCGTCGATCTCATTGCCAAGGAACTGGGCGTCGGCTCGCCGCAGATTGCGGCGGCGGTGGCGCTGCTGGACGGTGGGGCCACGGTGCCCTTCATCGCGCGTTATCGCAAGGAGGCCACCAACAATCTGGACGATACGCATCTGCGCACCTTGGAAGAGCGCCTGTTGTATTTGCGCGAATTGGAAGAGCGGCGCGTGGCGATCCTGGCGTCGATCGAAGAACAGGGCAAGTTGACGGACGAGCTACGCCGTGCCATCGAGCAGGCCGCCACGAAGCAGGCGGTGGAAGACATCTACCTGCCGTTCAAGCCCAAGCGCCGCACGAAGGCCCAGATGGCTCGTGAGGCGGGGTTGGAACCCTTGGCCGATGCCTTGCTCGCCGATCCGACGCTCGACCCGGAGCAGGAAGCCGCCAAGTACGTAAAGGTGATCGCGGCGGTCGAAGGAGTCGAGGCCGTCAACATTCCCAATGCGAAGGCTGCGCTCGAGGGGGCCCGTGATATTCTGGTCGAGCGTTTCGCCGAAACCGCCGATCTGCTCGCCACCCTGCGCACAAAACTGTGGAACGAAGGCATCGTGACTTCCACGGTGGTACCGGGGAAAGAGACGGCCGAAGAAGAAAAGTTTCGCGACTACTACGCTTATTCGGAGACTATCCGCACCATTCCCTCGCATCGCGCGCTGGCCCTGTTTCGAGGTCGCACGCTGGGGGTGCTGAAGCTCGACCTGGGCCTGGGTGAGAGCCTTGAAGCCTTGGTGCCGCACCCCTGTGCCGCTGTGGTTGCCGCTCATTTCGGCATTGAGCATCGCGGCCGTCGCGCAGACAAGTGGCTCGCGGATGTCTGTTACTGGGCCTGGCGCGTCAAGATACATATGCACCTCAGCACCGAGCTGCTGCTGCAGGTGCGTGAAGCGGCGGAAGCGGAGGCCATCAAGATTTTCGGCCGCAATCTCCATGAGCTGCTGCTGGCGGCGCCTGCCGGCCCCAAGGCCGTGCTTGGTCTTGATCCGGGTCTGCGCACCGGCTGCAAAGTGGCGATCGTGGACGCCACCGGAAAATTGTTGGAGACGGCGACGATCTATCCGCATCAACCGCGTAACGACCGGCAAGGTTCGCTGGCGACGATCGCGCAGTTGGTGATCCGGCATGGGGTCGAACTGATCTCGATCGGCAACGGGACCGCCAGCCGTGAAACGGACAAGTTTGCCGCTGAAGTGATCAAGCTGGTGATGGAGAAGCGGCCGGAACAGAAGGTGGCCAAGATCGTGGTGAGCGAAGCTGGTGCCTCGGTCTATTCGGCGTCCGCCTTTGCCGCAGCCGAGTTTCCGTCATTGGATGTCAGTCTGCGCGGCGCCGTGTCGATTGCCAGGCGATTGCAAGATCCGTTGGCTGAGCTGGTCAAAATCGAACCCAAATCGATCGGCGTCGGTCAATATCAACATGACGTGAACCAGCGCGCTCTGGCGCGATCGCTCGATGCGACGGTGGAAGACTGCGTCAACGCCGTGGGGGTGGACGTCAATACGGCCTCGGCCCCGTTGCTGGCCAGGGTTTCGGGCCTGAATCGAACGTTGGCTCAAAATATCGTGGAGTACCGCGATGCCAACGGTCCTTTTTTGAATCGCCTCACGATCCGCAAAGTACCGCGTCTGGGCGAAAAAACGTTCGAGCAGGCGGCGGGGTTTCTGCGCATCAACGGGGGCGACAATCCGTTGGATCGATCCGCCGTGCACCCGGAAGCCTATCCGGTAGTCGAACGTATATTGATCCGACTCAACAAAGAAATCGGCGAGGTCATGGGCAGACCTGTGGCGCTGCAGGGATTGTCTCCGGCCGAATTCACCGACGGGACCTTCGGCCTGCCGACGGTTCGCGACATCTTGACGGAGTTGGAAAAGCCCGGCCGCGATCCGCGTCCGGAATTCAAGACGGCGACGTTTCGGGACGGTGTCGAATCCCTTGCCGATCTGCAGCCCGGCATGGTGCTCGAAGGAGTGGTGACCAATGTGGCGGCCTTCGGAGCCTTTGTGGACATCGGCGTGCATCAGGACGGACTGGTCCATGTGTCCGCACTGGCGAACACATTCGTCAAGGATCCGCACGAAGTCGTCAAGCCTGGGCAGATCGTCAAGGTGAAGGTGCTGGCGGTCGATGGGCCTCGCCAACGGATTTCCTTGACCATGCGTACCGACGATGCACCGGTCGCATCGCCGCAGTCGGGCCCCCGCGCGGGAGGCACACAACAAACACGCGATCGTCGCTCGACCGATCAGCAGCGCTCGGCGTCGCGCGAGCCTCAACCCAGCGGCGCTTTCGCCCTCGCGTTGGCGCGCGCCAAACAGAAAAAGTAA
- a CDS encoding High-affnity carbon uptake protein Hat/HatR: MGEQGNVITLSEPHTELNAHNPWPGLDAYEEASHAFFFGRDEEAAEMFRLVRLAPLTVVYGKSGLGKTSLLQAGLYPELRKQHYLPVHVRLQFANIGMVSPLQQVMRRLTEEMDRGNTEYPQPRDGGSLWEYLHRKDLKIWSCDNFPLTPVLVFDQFEELFSHKTGDPELITDVIYGLADLIENRIPPELLKEGARAVRSSLDLRSQHYRIVLSFREDFLPEVKTWEEQIPSLLRNCLRLNPMSRDRAIEAVSLAGKAVLDAEVAPFIVDLIGRRDHASDTANPSEMVVEPVLLSLCCSRLNARRTDGTKIDQVLVEQTGQDILDGFYREALDDDAVKGPPDVALFIENYLIQGDHFRGDYPREEALNKNLLAEKQLAALTDKHRLLRIVPHPDTTRVELIHDRLVPVVRKARDERKIKQHQEEQERLARLAQDERDKERARSEELQAERDTARHSLKIARLMRNIAAVTAILSLVVIGWGLRERAEKERAKQSITVAVNTARLAEGRLALGTGMEPLEQTIYRGLAAYRLSLRHQGLAEVRAASLTMLHSVMERTAHLHKAFTVHGLVPTPALAYSPDGKTIAVGGEDGLIRLLDAETYHETGKLDCGQSAPESVWSLAYNSGGTRLAAGYSTNDDKVTGNGLVCVFDVEHRKQLHRFEKDGVGDIYSVAYGGTPETEFIVSGGTDKMLRLWDIKTGKPREFSHKDKVIAAAVSHDNGLVASGGDDGIIRLWDRDTLAEQPGELHGHGATVQQVVFSPTDQNLLISAGDDGLIIAWNLTERCRTQQSTQQPVKIVNFALGPDGLIAAASADGYVRVFRLLENVTPCTNPKGKAITSPPTPEFLMIQDGEFPGHGGFVLGTAFNPEGTRLASTGQDGSIRIWSGKSPGFSLAQLDLSSGAEVEHTSSRPGNVTTLAISPNSESITVGDDNGTIYLWNSIHQPDFNPVTLKADRHWHAHDKAIRSLAFLRIGNQSMIVSGGDDGVVKRWDAASQDGIGPDMEDQAEPIRSIAVSPDEKLVAAGSTDGTIRLWDIATGKRIRRLEKPSYAQEDYELYTVSFTGDGTYLAVGDSYTGLRMLDVTKPEYERILQGHTEPVKSVSRGGARWLLSAGTDGRLLEWEQSALTQPPISGLRKHDEFKSRLGYRDPTPLTSIDTSRDGKLILIGGHRGRIELWDGDEQVQISAHFLGHQTADIQAVALAPDRSFFVTADTSTVLLWPGPDQWANIICSKLDKNMSTDQWHKWVSKAIDYEIQCQGLPPPNEQS; encoded by the coding sequence ATGGGAGAGCAAGGCAACGTGATCACCTTGTCCGAACCCCACACCGAACTGAACGCTCATAACCCATGGCCGGGTTTGGATGCGTATGAAGAAGCCTCTCACGCCTTTTTCTTCGGTCGAGACGAGGAAGCTGCGGAGATGTTTCGGCTCGTTCGATTGGCACCGTTGACGGTTGTCTATGGGAAATCGGGCCTTGGCAAAACGTCCCTCCTTCAGGCCGGGCTCTATCCGGAACTGCGAAAGCAGCACTATTTACCGGTCCATGTGCGGCTGCAATTCGCGAACATCGGAATGGTCTCACCACTTCAACAGGTCATGCGGCGACTCACAGAGGAAATGGACCGAGGAAACACTGAATACCCTCAGCCTCGCGATGGAGGCAGCCTGTGGGAATATTTGCATCGTAAGGATCTGAAAATTTGGAGTTGCGATAACTTTCCGCTTACTCCGGTCTTGGTGTTCGACCAGTTTGAAGAGCTGTTTTCGCACAAAACCGGCGATCCTGAGCTAATCACCGATGTTATCTACGGTTTGGCGGACCTTATAGAAAATCGCATCCCGCCTGAACTTCTCAAAGAAGGAGCAAGGGCCGTCAGATCATCGTTGGACCTTCGCTCTCAGCACTATCGCATCGTACTTTCTTTCCGCGAAGATTTTTTGCCTGAAGTGAAAACTTGGGAAGAGCAGATCCCTTCGCTGTTGCGCAATTGCCTGCGGCTCAATCCGATGTCAAGGGATCGCGCGATCGAGGCGGTCTCGCTGGCCGGGAAAGCGGTACTCGACGCGGAAGTGGCACCATTCATCGTCGATTTAATCGGCAGACGGGACCATGCATCTGACACAGCCAATCCGTCCGAAATGGTCGTTGAGCCCGTGCTGCTGAGCCTCTGTTGTTCCCGGCTCAACGCTCGACGGACCGACGGCACAAAGATCGACCAGGTATTGGTCGAGCAAACCGGCCAGGATATCTTGGACGGTTTCTATCGAGAAGCTCTCGACGACGATGCGGTGAAGGGCCCACCCGATGTCGCATTGTTCATCGAGAACTACCTGATCCAAGGCGATCACTTTCGAGGCGACTACCCAAGAGAGGAAGCGCTCAACAAGAATTTACTCGCTGAGAAACAGTTGGCCGCACTCACTGACAAGCATCGCCTGTTGCGGATCGTGCCTCACCCCGACACCACGCGCGTGGAGTTGATCCACGATCGCCTCGTTCCCGTGGTGCGGAAAGCCAGGGACGAACGTAAGATCAAACAGCACCAGGAAGAACAGGAACGTTTGGCTAGGCTGGCTCAGGACGAGCGTGACAAGGAACGGGCCAGGAGCGAAGAGTTGCAAGCCGAACGTGATACGGCTCGCCATAGCCTCAAGATTGCGAGGCTTATGCGCAATATCGCGGCCGTGACGGCGATTCTGAGCTTGGTCGTGATTGGGTGGGGTCTTCGGGAGCGAGCAGAAAAGGAACGTGCGAAACAGAGCATCACTGTCGCCGTGAATACGGCACGGCTCGCCGAAGGACGTTTGGCTCTGGGGACAGGCATGGAACCCTTGGAGCAGACCATATATCGAGGGCTCGCTGCCTATCGATTGAGTCTGCGGCATCAAGGATTGGCGGAGGTCCGAGCAGCAAGCCTGACTATGCTCCATTCGGTCATGGAACGTACGGCGCATCTACATAAAGCCTTCACAGTTCACGGCCTCGTGCCGACGCCTGCACTCGCATACAGTCCCGACGGTAAGACAATTGCTGTCGGTGGAGAGGACGGCTTGATCCGTTTGCTCGATGCTGAAACCTATCATGAAACCGGCAAATTGGATTGCGGACAATCGGCCCCGGAATCCGTCTGGTCCCTCGCCTATAACAGCGGCGGCACGCGTTTAGCAGCCGGATATTCGACCAATGACGACAAGGTCACTGGGAACGGTTTGGTCTGTGTATTCGATGTGGAGCATCGTAAACAACTACACCGGTTCGAAAAGGATGGAGTGGGCGACATCTATAGCGTGGCCTATGGTGGTACGCCTGAAACGGAGTTTATCGTCTCCGGCGGAACCGACAAGATGCTACGGTTATGGGACATTAAAACCGGCAAGCCTCGCGAATTCTCCCACAAAGATAAGGTGATTGCCGCGGCAGTCAGTCATGACAACGGATTGGTAGCCTCTGGTGGAGACGACGGTATCATCAGACTGTGGGACCGTGACACACTCGCGGAACAGCCGGGGGAATTGCATGGACATGGGGCCACGGTGCAGCAAGTGGTCTTTTCACCGACCGACCAAAATCTCCTGATTTCAGCCGGGGATGATGGACTCATCATTGCCTGGAATCTCACGGAACGTTGTCGCACACAGCAGAGTACGCAACAGCCAGTCAAGATTGTCAATTTTGCCTTGGGTCCGGATGGGCTAATCGCAGCCGCAAGTGCCGATGGATACGTGCGGGTTTTCCGCCTTTTAGAAAATGTGACACCCTGCACCAACCCCAAGGGAAAGGCGATCACATCTCCTCCTACTCCGGAATTCTTGATGATTCAGGATGGGGAGTTTCCTGGACATGGTGGGTTCGTCTTGGGGACAGCCTTTAACCCTGAAGGAACTCGACTGGCATCTACCGGACAGGATGGATCGATTCGCATTTGGAGCGGCAAGAGCCCTGGGTTTTCGCTTGCGCAGTTGGATTTAAGTTCAGGTGCGGAAGTGGAACACACATCCTCAAGACCAGGCAATGTCACCACCCTCGCGATCAGTCCGAACAGTGAATCCATAACCGTGGGAGACGACAACGGCACCATCTATCTGTGGAACTCAATTCATCAGCCTGATTTCAACCCGGTCACATTAAAGGCAGATCGGCATTGGCACGCGCACGACAAGGCAATCCGTAGCCTGGCATTCTTACGAATCGGTAATCAATCGATGATTGTGTCCGGAGGCGACGACGGCGTGGTCAAACGTTGGGACGCTGCCTCTCAGGATGGCATCGGTCCGGATATGGAGGATCAGGCCGAACCGATACGATCAATTGCCGTATCGCCGGATGAAAAATTGGTGGCTGCAGGAAGTACAGATGGAACGATCCGTCTTTGGGATATCGCGACCGGCAAAAGGATCCGGCGGCTTGAGAAACCCTCCTATGCGCAAGAGGATTATGAACTCTATACCGTCAGTTTCACCGGCGACGGCACCTACTTGGCCGTAGGAGACAGTTACACCGGTTTGCGTATGCTCGATGTTACGAAGCCGGAATATGAACGCATCCTTCAAGGGCACACAGAGCCCGTCAAATCCGTGTCCCGTGGCGGAGCGAGATGGTTGCTCTCGGCAGGAACCGATGGTCGACTGCTGGAATGGGAGCAGAGCGCCTTGACGCAACCGCCGATCAGTGGCTTAAGGAAGCATGATGAGTTTAAGTCACGACTGGGATATCGTGACCCTACACCGCTCACGTCCATCGACACGAGCAGAGACGGGAAGCTGATTTTGATCGGGGGGCATCGGGGGCGTATTGAACTGTGGGATGGAGATGAACAGGTGCAGATCTCTGCACACTTCCTCGGTCATCAGACAGCCGATATTCAGGCTGTGGCATTGGCACCGGATAGGAGCTTCTTCGTCACCGCTGATACGTCGACAGTCCTCCTCTGGCCCGGGCCTGATCAATGGGCTAACATCATTTGCTCAAAGCTCGATAAAAACATGAGTACCGATCAATGGCACAAGTGGGTATCAAAAGCCATAGACTACGAAATTCAATGCCAAGGCTTGCCGCCGCCGAATGAGCAATCGTAG
- a CDS encoding tRNA (cytidine(34)-2'-O)-methyltransferase — MFDVILYQPEIPPNTGNIIRLCANTGARLHLVKPLGFTLEDKQLLRAGLDYHEFATIAIYDGWAECAERMTGRRLFAVSTKGTQRYDLATYVEGDVFVFGPESRGLPPELLGSVSDQQRIRVPMLPGSRSLNLSNAVAVVIYEAWRQVEFERGL; from the coding sequence ATGTTCGACGTCATCCTCTATCAACCGGAAATTCCTCCCAACACCGGCAACATCATCCGCCTCTGCGCCAATACGGGCGCCAGGCTGCATTTGGTCAAACCCCTGGGTTTTACGCTGGAGGATAAGCAGTTGCTCCGCGCCGGACTCGATTATCACGAATTCGCGACCATCGCGATCTATGACGGTTGGGCGGAATGTGCCGAACGCATGACAGGCCGACGGCTGTTTGCTGTCTCTACCAAGGGCACGCAACGGTACGACTTGGCCACCTATGTCGAGGGCGATGTGTTTGTGTTCGGCCCCGAGAGCCGTGGATTGCCGCCGGAGCTCCTCGGCAGCGTATCCGACCAGCAACGCATCCGTGTCCCGATGCTGCCGGGAAGCCGCAGCCTGAATCTCTCCAATGCGGTTGCCGTGGTCATCTATGAAGCGTGGCGGCAGGTTGAGTTTGAAAGGGGCCTGTAG
- a CDS encoding putative aldose-1-epimerase, whose product MIDVTPDSEIFLSFDRQRAVVSPWGAALRRYYLLEADGSETDIVWGYSGGNRKKGGQGDVLIPFPGRIAEGRYSFDGQALQLERNDKEGPNAIHGFVRTLPWKTHQVDSNRVSFDVRLDAEFYGTRGYPFSLAVRITYGVDDQGLSCSFAVQNVGRHAAPVGVGFHPYFTVGTALVDEAETKIPAAGYLEFDERLVPTGHVFEVAGGEWDFRDYRPIGSRRFNHCYVRFERDGEGMATTSLRHGGNGRAIDIVMDRSFSALVVYTGDAISDVPRRALAIEPMTCATDAFNHPDWGLKRLLPDDTFVGRYLVKHRRSRGRL is encoded by the coding sequence ATGATCGATGTCACGCCGGACAGCGAAATCTTCCTCTCCTTCGACCGCCAACGAGCGGTGGTTTCGCCCTGGGGCGCTGCGTTGCGACGGTATTACCTGCTCGAAGCCGACGGCAGCGAGACCGACATCGTCTGGGGCTATTCGGGAGGCAACCGGAAGAAGGGCGGGCAGGGCGACGTCCTCATCCCCTTTCCTGGTCGCATCGCCGAAGGCCGTTATTCATTCGACGGCCAGGCGTTGCAACTCGAACGCAACGACAAGGAAGGTCCGAACGCGATCCATGGATTCGTCCGGACATTACCCTGGAAGACCCATCAGGTCGATTCGAATCGCGTTTCGTTCGACGTGCGTCTCGATGCCGAGTTCTATGGCACGCGGGGGTATCCCTTCTCCCTCGCCGTTCGCATCACGTATGGTGTGGATGATCAGGGGCTCTCCTGTTCCTTTGCGGTCCAGAACGTGGGGCGTCATGCTGCGCCGGTCGGTGTGGGGTTTCATCCCTATTTCACCGTCGGCACGGCGCTGGTCGATGAGGCAGAGACCAAGATCCCCGCTGCGGGTTATCTGGAATTCGACGAACGGCTCGTGCCGACCGGCCACGTGTTCGAGGTGGCAGGCGGCGAATGGGATTTCCGGGACTATCGGCCGATCGGCAGCCGTCGGTTCAATCACTGCTATGTGCGATTCGAACGCGATGGGGAAGGGATGGCGACGACATCGTTGCGCCATGGAGGGAACGGCCGCGCGATCGACATCGTGATGGATCGCTCGTTTTCCGCGCTTGTAGTCTATACCGGCGATGCCATATCCGATGTCCCACGCCGCGCCTTGGCCATCGAGCCGATGACCTGCGCGACCGACGCGTTCAACCATCCTGACTGGGGTTTGAAACGACTGCTGCCGGACGACACGTTCGTCGGCCGCTATCTGGTCAAGCACCGGCGGAGTCGAGGGCGACTCTAA